A single window of Granulicella mallensis MP5ACTX8 DNA harbors:
- a CDS encoding CHASE3 domain-containing protein, with protein MQVISKRFGVIGGFALMLLLLAINTVTTRHQLAIQLDSQAWVAHSRMVLLELAKTESLLKDAETGQRGFLYTGDPKYLAPYQSAIHEINSHIDRLAQLTADNPQQQARVATLREFSDAKLNELAQTIALYKSGKTDAAKAFVLSDAGLKKMDDIRSLIGEMGREEDSLHTTRAAAYRKSIQGTIFSIYLASAVAGLGLIFLAYYILREMDLRQKHARQLLDREEWFRVTLTSLGDAVIATDELGSVTYLNPLAEQLMGTTMPQVVGRTIEDVFPIFNEMTHAPVENPVTRVMELGRIVGLANHTVLQHTDGSLIPIEDSASPIRDRHDQLIGVVLVFRDATQERKTQELLRETEKLTATARLSATVAHEINNPLEAIGNLIYLAKGTPGIPLDAAEHLETAEQELERVSHITKQTLGFYRESKVPERIDLPSLIEYVLKLCANKLRAKNITVLREYEECPHVPGISGELKQAISNLISNAADAVNEDGTIWIRLACVEDTGGSFVRVEIEDDGPGILPEHIDRIFEPFYTTKKDVGTGLGLWVTKEIVDRHGGMIHIHPQSKDGARGAAFKVSLPCQPSEPGNTETRNGSFPPGA; from the coding sequence ATGCAAGTGATTTCCAAGCGTTTTGGCGTGATTGGCGGGTTTGCGTTGATGTTGCTCCTGCTAGCCATCAACACCGTCACGACGAGGCATCAGCTGGCTATCCAACTCGACTCCCAGGCGTGGGTGGCACACTCACGGATGGTACTCCTCGAGCTGGCCAAAACGGAATCGCTGCTGAAGGATGCAGAGACAGGACAACGCGGCTTCCTCTATACCGGAGACCCTAAGTACCTTGCCCCGTATCAATCAGCCATTCACGAGATCAATTCACACATCGACAGGCTGGCACAACTGACTGCGGACAACCCGCAGCAGCAGGCCAGAGTCGCGACACTACGCGAGTTCTCCGATGCGAAGCTGAACGAACTCGCCCAGACGATCGCCCTCTACAAGTCGGGCAAAACAGACGCAGCCAAGGCATTCGTATTATCCGACGCTGGGCTCAAAAAGATGGATGATATCCGGAGTTTGATTGGTGAGATGGGACGAGAAGAAGACTCTCTCCACACCACTCGTGCTGCGGCCTATCGAAAGAGCATCCAGGGGACGATCTTTTCGATCTATCTGGCGAGTGCTGTCGCAGGGCTCGGCCTGATCTTCCTTGCTTATTACATCCTTCGCGAAATGGACCTTCGGCAAAAACATGCCCGGCAGCTCCTTGACCGTGAGGAGTGGTTCCGAGTGACGCTCACCAGCCTCGGCGATGCCGTGATTGCAACCGACGAGCTCGGCAGCGTTACCTATCTTAATCCTCTGGCGGAGCAACTCATGGGGACCACCATGCCTCAGGTTGTCGGACGCACCATCGAGGATGTCTTTCCCATCTTTAACGAGATGACCCATGCTCCGGTAGAGAACCCCGTAACGAGAGTCATGGAACTCGGACGCATCGTAGGCCTGGCCAACCATACCGTCCTTCAGCATACTGACGGCTCGTTGATTCCTATCGAAGACAGCGCCTCTCCGATACGGGATCGCCACGATCAGTTGATTGGCGTTGTCCTGGTCTTTCGCGATGCCACGCAGGAACGCAAGACGCAGGAACTCTTGCGCGAGACTGAAAAGCTGACCGCCACCGCGCGCCTATCAGCTACCGTTGCTCACGAGATCAATAACCCGCTGGAAGCTATCGGGAATCTGATCTACCTGGCCAAGGGCACTCCCGGCATTCCCCTTGACGCCGCTGAACACCTGGAGACTGCGGAGCAAGAGCTTGAGCGTGTGTCTCACATCACCAAACAGACGCTCGGGTTCTATCGCGAATCCAAGGTGCCGGAACGCATCGATCTTCCGTCATTGATCGAATACGTACTCAAGCTCTGCGCCAATAAGCTCAGGGCCAAAAACATCACGGTCCTGCGCGAGTACGAGGAATGCCCGCACGTCCCCGGCATCTCCGGCGAACTGAAGCAGGCTATCTCCAACCTCATCTCCAACGCCGCCGATGCCGTAAACGAAGACGGAACGATCTGGATCAGATTGGCCTGCGTGGAAGACACCGGTGGCAGCTTCGTTCGAGTGGAGATTGAAGATGACGGTCCGGGAATCTTACCCGAACACATAGATCGAATATTCGAGCCCTTCTATACGACCAAGAAGGATGTCGGCACAGGCCTCGGATTATGGGTCACAAAAGAGATCGTGGACAGGCACGGGGGAATGATTCACATTCACCCTCAGAGCAAGGATGGCGCGCGTGGCGCTGCCTTTAAGGTCTCTCTCCCCTGCCAGCCAAGCGAACCCGGCAACACAGAAACCAGGAACGGAAGCTTCCCACCCGGAGCATAA
- a CDS encoding HD domain-containing protein: MDSSPFSPYGELAHRLLPSFPSSGDGAHDVSHLERVWRNAMAIHAEEGGDLELLAASVLLHDCVQVPKNSPLRDTASRLAADEARKLLRILGWAKPRIETVAGAIESHSYSAGITPASLEGRILQDADRLDAIGMTGIARCFYTAGRMGSSLYAPIDPRGDTRPLDDRQFALDHFPRKLLKLVDGFQTATGRHLALQRQRALQEFYEGMLAEIGS; the protein is encoded by the coding sequence ATGGATTCAAGCCCCTTCTCCCCCTACGGAGAGTTAGCTCACCGGCTGCTACCGTCATTTCCGTCTTCAGGCGATGGAGCCCATGACGTCTCTCACCTTGAACGGGTATGGCGTAATGCCATGGCAATCCACGCTGAAGAAGGCGGAGACCTGGAACTGCTGGCAGCCTCTGTCCTGCTGCATGATTGCGTTCAGGTTCCAAAGAACTCTCCCCTTCGAGACACCGCATCCAGACTGGCAGCCGACGAGGCGCGAAAGCTGCTCCGAATCCTGGGATGGGCAAAGCCTCGCATCGAGACAGTCGCAGGTGCCATAGAAAGCCACAGCTACTCTGCCGGAATCACACCGGCATCTCTCGAAGGCCGCATTCTGCAGGATGCAGATCGACTGGATGCCATCGGCATGACCGGAATTGCTCGCTGCTTCTATACGGCAGGCCGCATGGGCTCCAGCCTTTATGCCCCAATCGATCCCCGGGGCGACACGCGTCCGTTGGATGATCGTCAGTTCGCACTCGATCACTTTCCCAGGAAACTACTGAAGCTGGTGGACGGCTTTCAAACGGCAACGGGCCGGCATCTTGCCCTGCAACGGCAGCGCGCCTTGCAGGAGTTCTATGAAGGCATGCTCGCAGAGATTGGCTCCTGA
- a CDS encoding TonB-dependent receptor, giving the protein MSRILGLFVLLFLSNLAIVSAWGQFDSASVLGTIKDPSGASVPTASVVLTNRGKGITATRQTDGHGDYEFTNVQPGEYTLTVTVAGFEKSITDPFIVNVGARQRVDLALKLGADTQSVTVSGAASLLETDSSDRGETVQGAEAVTLPLNGRAYADLSVLVPGVSKSLDGTVVANPPRDASYNVNGLTSQSNNFELDGIDNNAYQEANQGFSNQAMIPSPDAIQEFKVQTDNYSAEYGRAGGAIINATTRSGSNSFHGGAYDYLRNTVLNAFGPFYGTGVKPTLVQNQFGGTLGGPIFKDKLFFFVDYEGLRSVSHLLTTAVLPTQTELGGLFTSDGTPTGTPVPVKNPYTGKVYENGQVPLTDPNIDPVALIVFKLLPTPNIPGAALTANNFQYLPATTTTDDKGDARADFILSPTQSGFFRYSQRADVTFQPPPFPGAAGGNSSGTLYARTRQLAAGYNWTLSQNSILELRFGETWTASGKQPVYLGQPNLLAGIPNVPQDPAYTGGLNTQTVTGYTQFGEQGTSPQFTNPTQANPKVNYTWIKGKHSLKVGYEYGWLSQAISDFHPKFGSDSYAGQYSSAGSATTSQAANLSDFLFGARNNYSLNAVNEVNYLRYWHMGYVQDDWKFLPSLTINIGLRYEFVSPNYEQNNNILNFDPVNQQLLHAGTGTDVNSTTPGHVYKLHYVGGSSLADRALVNPDYKDFGPRLGFAYQAQPGTVIRGGYGIGYAYLFRFGGEGLIAYNGPNNYSATLPVNQTPSQGICTSLTQDPTTCFRRTQDGYQTNFAGPTNFTTTRAQTRYQPKDFKNGYVQAFHFSVQQQLPLKTTLEISYVGNHAVHIAALEDTNQARLCTAVEITSGSCSATGSASLLNRRPIKNFTDILTESNAGFLSYNSLQTKLERRFENGLFLINSFTWSRGINNSSADLEANNGDGAVVNIANPAGDRGPSGYNQPLNDTTSIIADLPFGHGRHWGQSAPGWQQQILGGWQLTGINIVTSGVPINLTYTANTNQVVSTTSSVYSLRPNLIGTTRAVYGSKLVKSASALGGYLNPAAVSAPAGAQLFGNAGRNDLRGPAFGQLDLAAHKKFSLHSDRQTLEFRVEAFNVLNATNFISPTTNIGTVGATGSLNPNASFGTFSGSSSAFPSRQVQLALRLAF; this is encoded by the coding sequence ATGAGCAGAATTCTGGGACTCTTCGTCCTTTTATTTTTGTCCAATCTGGCGATTGTTTCAGCCTGGGGCCAATTTGATTCGGCTAGCGTACTGGGCACGATCAAGGACCCCAGTGGAGCCTCCGTTCCTACTGCTTCTGTTGTGCTAACCAACAGAGGAAAGGGAATCACTGCCACGCGGCAGACGGACGGACACGGAGACTATGAGTTTACGAACGTCCAGCCCGGGGAATATACCCTGACCGTTACGGTTGCTGGTTTTGAGAAATCGATCACCGATCCTTTTATTGTGAATGTGGGAGCAAGGCAGCGTGTAGACCTCGCACTGAAACTCGGGGCGGACACCCAGAGCGTTACAGTCTCGGGTGCGGCCAGCCTGCTTGAGACTGACAGCAGCGATCGTGGCGAGACAGTGCAGGGAGCCGAGGCCGTCACACTGCCTTTGAATGGCCGGGCCTACGCCGATCTATCCGTACTGGTGCCGGGTGTCAGCAAATCTTTGGATGGCACTGTCGTTGCTAATCCTCCGCGCGATGCCTCGTACAACGTCAATGGACTTACGTCGCAGTCCAATAACTTCGAGCTTGACGGTATCGACAACAATGCCTACCAGGAGGCCAATCAGGGCTTCTCCAACCAGGCCATGATTCCGTCTCCCGATGCGATTCAAGAGTTCAAGGTTCAGACGGATAACTACTCTGCCGAGTACGGCCGGGCTGGCGGCGCCATCATCAACGCTACGACCCGGAGCGGCTCGAATAGCTTTCACGGCGGAGCCTACGACTATCTGCGCAATACCGTCCTCAATGCCTTCGGTCCCTTCTATGGGACGGGCGTCAAGCCCACCCTTGTACAGAACCAGTTTGGCGGAACATTGGGTGGCCCGATCTTTAAAGACAAGCTCTTCTTCTTCGTCGACTATGAAGGGCTTCGCTCTGTATCTCACCTGCTGACTACGGCGGTGCTGCCTACCCAGACAGAGCTCGGGGGATTATTTACTTCGGATGGCACTCCGACAGGTACCCCCGTCCCGGTAAAAAATCCTTACACCGGAAAGGTCTATGAGAACGGGCAGGTGCCGCTTACAGATCCTAATATCGACCCTGTTGCTCTGATCGTATTCAAGCTTTTGCCAACTCCGAATATTCCCGGTGCGGCACTGACAGCGAACAACTTCCAATACCTGCCAGCCACAACGACAACAGACGATAAGGGAGACGCTCGCGCCGACTTTATTCTGAGCCCGACTCAGAGCGGTTTCTTTCGCTACAGCCAGCGTGCCGATGTGACCTTCCAGCCGCCGCCATTCCCCGGTGCGGCAGGTGGAAACAGCAGTGGAACGCTCTATGCACGCACACGCCAACTGGCAGCAGGCTATAACTGGACTCTCTCGCAGAACTCCATTCTGGAACTGCGCTTTGGAGAGACCTGGACAGCGAGCGGCAAGCAGCCGGTTTATCTTGGACAGCCGAACCTGCTTGCGGGAATTCCCAACGTTCCCCAGGACCCGGCTTATACCGGCGGCCTCAATACGCAGACAGTCACGGGCTATACACAGTTCGGAGAGCAGGGGACGAGTCCCCAGTTTACGAATCCCACGCAGGCCAACCCTAAGGTGAACTACACGTGGATCAAGGGAAAGCATAGTCTCAAGGTTGGTTATGAGTATGGCTGGCTGTCGCAGGCCATCTCAGACTTTCACCCTAAATTCGGTTCGGATTCCTATGCCGGCCAGTACAGTTCAGCCGGCTCTGCGACCACGTCGCAGGCGGCAAATCTGAGCGATTTTCTCTTCGGTGCACGGAATAATTACTCACTGAATGCCGTCAACGAAGTGAACTATCTTCGTTACTGGCACATGGGCTACGTCCAGGATGATTGGAAGTTTCTGCCCAGTCTCACCATCAATATTGGTCTGCGTTATGAGTTTGTATCGCCTAATTACGAGCAGAACAACAATATCCTCAACTTCGATCCGGTCAATCAACAGCTATTGCACGCCGGTACCGGTACGGATGTGAATAGCACTACTCCTGGGCACGTCTATAAGCTTCACTATGTCGGCGGTAGTTCGCTGGCCGATCGGGCGCTGGTCAACCCGGATTATAAAGACTTCGGCCCACGTCTAGGCTTTGCTTACCAAGCACAGCCTGGAACCGTGATTCGTGGTGGCTATGGCATTGGGTATGCCTATCTATTCCGCTTCGGTGGAGAAGGGTTGATCGCCTATAACGGTCCGAATAATTACTCCGCAACTCTGCCGGTCAACCAGACGCCCAGCCAGGGTATCTGCACCTCACTCACCCAGGACCCCACGACGTGCTTCCGCCGCACCCAGGACGGATACCAGACTAATTTCGCAGGACCGACCAATTTTACGACGACCAGGGCGCAAACCCGCTATCAACCGAAGGACTTCAAGAATGGTTATGTGCAGGCTTTCCACTTCTCCGTTCAACAGCAGTTGCCGCTGAAGACAACGCTTGAGATCTCTTATGTTGGGAATCACGCGGTCCACATCGCCGCTCTCGAGGACACCAATCAGGCACGGCTCTGCACGGCGGTTGAAATTACCAGCGGCAGCTGTTCTGCAACGGGGAGTGCGTCGTTGCTCAATCGCAGGCCGATTAAGAACTTCACCGATATTCTGACGGAGAGCAATGCCGGCTTCCTCAGCTATAACTCACTGCAGACCAAGCTTGAGCGCCGCTTTGAAAATGGTCTGTTCCTCATCAATTCCTTTACGTGGTCGCGCGGAATCAATAACTCCTCGGCCGATCTCGAGGCGAATAACGGCGATGGAGCCGTAGTCAACATTGCTAATCCTGCAGGGGATCGCGGTCCTTCAGGCTACAACCAGCCGTTGAATGATACGACCTCGATCATCGCCGATCTGCCTTTCGGACATGGACGACATTGGGGCCAAAGTGCACCGGGCTGGCAGCAGCAGATACTGGGCGGCTGGCAGTTGACGGGCATCAACATTGTTACCAGTGGTGTGCCGATCAACCTGACCTACACGGCTAACACCAACCAGGTGGTTTCAACTACGAGTTCTGTCTACTCCCTGAGGCCAAACCTGATTGGTACGACCCGAGCTGTCTACGGAAGTAAGCTGGTCAAATCCGCCAG
- a CDS encoding alpha-L-arabinofuranosidase C-terminal domain-containing protein gives MSRSFRAGSLVLAAIAFTAAGTAQSPKATLNIQLDKPLHAVSPTLYGLMTEEINYSYDGGLYGELVRNRTFHDHDWSGTARWDLAHTGDAEVTMAIDDTDGPSEALSRSLLLDIKQADPANQAGVRNEGYWGMAVRPDTTYKGSFYAKGETGDMGPVHITLVNDNSGAVLASATSESLTAGWQKYEFTLKTGKVETSSENHLQLTLGHTGKVWLSLVSLFPPTYKNRENGNRIDIMEKLAAMHPQFLRLPGGNYLEGDTIEERFDWKATLGPLVDRPTHRSPWNYQSSDGLGLLEFLEWTEDLNIKPVLAVYAGYSLKGAHVPPGPGLQSYVNDALDEIEFVTGDANSTKWGAARAKLGHPAPFPLTYVEIGNEDWFDRSGSYEGRYAQFYKAIKAKYPQLQLIATAPLKRTKPDVIDDHYYKRADEFFDFVKHYDDADRNGPKIFVGEWATREGSPTTNFGAALGDAAWMTAMERNSDLIVMASYAPLFVNVNPGGMQWESNLIGYNALSSYGAPSYYAQSMFAEYLGTEVPASTIEGEGHRFFYSVTRDSAKGKVYLKLVNATSAPKPVQINMSGAGTISASGMLISLSATNPAETNTISAPTRIVPEKTGLKNLSSNFSHTVPAYAVQVLEISTK, from the coding sequence ATGTCCAGAAGCTTCCGAGCAGGCTCCCTTGTCCTAGCCGCGATCGCATTCACCGCCGCAGGTACAGCCCAGAGCCCCAAGGCGACACTTAACATTCAACTTGATAAACCGCTCCACGCAGTAAGCCCAACGCTCTATGGGCTCATGACAGAAGAGATCAACTACTCATACGATGGTGGGTTGTATGGGGAGCTGGTACGCAACCGGACGTTTCATGATCACGACTGGTCAGGTACAGCGCGCTGGGACCTGGCGCATACGGGCGACGCAGAGGTCACCATGGCTATCGATGATACCGACGGCCCCAGTGAGGCACTGAGCAGAAGCTTGTTGCTGGATATCAAGCAGGCCGACCCTGCCAATCAGGCAGGTGTGAGAAACGAAGGCTACTGGGGCATGGCCGTCCGGCCAGACACCACCTACAAAGGATCCTTCTATGCCAAGGGGGAAACCGGCGATATGGGACCGGTCCATATCACTCTGGTGAACGATAACTCGGGCGCCGTGCTGGCAAGCGCTACCAGTGAATCGCTAACGGCTGGCTGGCAGAAGTACGAATTTACGCTCAAGACAGGCAAAGTTGAGACTTCCTCGGAGAACCATCTACAGCTCACACTAGGTCATACAGGCAAAGTATGGCTGTCGCTAGTCTCGCTATTTCCTCCCACCTATAAGAACCGGGAAAACGGCAATCGCATCGACATCATGGAAAAGCTGGCGGCGATGCATCCGCAGTTCCTGCGTCTGCCTGGCGGCAACTACCTGGAAGGCGACACGATCGAAGAGCGCTTCGACTGGAAGGCCACCCTTGGCCCCCTGGTGGATCGCCCAACGCACAGAAGTCCATGGAACTATCAATCCTCCGATGGGCTGGGATTGCTGGAGTTTCTGGAGTGGACAGAAGATCTGAATATCAAACCAGTGTTAGCTGTGTACGCAGGCTACTCCCTGAAGGGAGCGCATGTACCTCCAGGCCCCGGATTGCAGTCCTATGTGAATGATGCTCTGGATGAGATCGAATTTGTAACAGGCGATGCCAACAGCACAAAGTGGGGCGCTGCACGCGCGAAGCTTGGACATCCGGCTCCCTTTCCACTGACCTACGTAGAGATCGGCAACGAAGACTGGTTCGATCGTTCCGGCAGCTATGAGGGCCGGTATGCGCAGTTCTACAAGGCGATTAAGGCCAAGTACCCGCAGCTTCAACTCATCGCAACCGCACCCCTAAAGCGCACGAAGCCGGATGTTATCGACGATCACTACTACAAGCGGGCAGATGAGTTCTTCGATTTCGTGAAGCACTATGACGACGCTGACAGGAATGGGCCGAAGATCTTCGTAGGAGAGTGGGCAACGCGTGAAGGGAGCCCGACTACAAACTTCGGAGCCGCTCTCGGCGATGCCGCATGGATGACAGCGATGGAGCGCAACAGCGATCTGATCGTGATGGCCTCCTATGCTCCGCTCTTCGTCAACGTGAATCCCGGAGGAATGCAGTGGGAGTCCAACCTGATCGGCTATAACGCGCTCAGCAGCTATGGAGCTCCCAGCTACTACGCACAGTCAATGTTCGCTGAATATCTCGGGACAGAGGTGCCGGCATCCACGATTGAAGGAGAGGGTCATCGCTTCTTCTACTCCGTTACACGAGACTCGGCTAAGGGTAAGGTCTACCTCAAACTCGTGAATGCGACCTCCGCACCAAAGCCGGTCCAAATCAATATGAGTGGAGCAGGCACGATATCCGCATCAGGCATGCTGATATCGCTCAGCGCGACAAATCCGGCTGAGACGAATACCATCTCTGCACCGACGAGAATCGTTCCAGAAAAGACAGGGCTGAAGAATCTGAGTTCTAACTTCAGTCATACCGTTCCGGCCTATGCGGTACAGGTTTTGGAGATTTCGACGAAGTAA
- a CDS encoding carboxypeptidase regulatory-like domain-containing protein → MVGLALTSTAAAQLDQGALTGVVKDSSGAVVPHASVTLTETDTNFTVKSQSNGNGVYVFDPIKIGHYSITATAPGFKSTDLSGIEVHVNQRLEEDVQLQVGGANATVEVSAASTPLLQTQESSVGQVMSQQQINDIPLNQRNYVFLAQLSTGVTPTNGGRGAGNGDFNANGERETQNNFILDGVDNNSNSIDFLNGASYSIKPPPDALQEFKIQTSNSSAEFGHSAGGVVNASIKSGTNHFHGDLWEYARNNDFGEAPPTEWQSPTIRAVQPYHQNQFGFTLGGPIFKDKLFFFGDYEGNRIIENFPEISSTPTLLMQSQPGNFSELLNTSLTGNSQPWRVYEPNSGGAAPLGSACGNPVNVMCPSEINPTALKLFQAAYPKPNAGIPGQTYNNYDWSQLNSDSTNQFDIRVDYNLSAKDQVFGRVSWSHENKYVSAPLGPVFDGGGTDNDGTFINQGKNAAFSWNHVFSQNLINQARFAYNWGYFSWFQQSYNNGGLDAQYGLGGLAPYSASLGNGGLPQLYVNEFPEIGPPLFQPSPEHQNGYQIIDDATKEYHNHSFKFGVDFQNIRYSVYQPEFGKGAYNYGGGLTSLPGSSFPSGYGLADFLANEMDEGFVSNPTPSNLGRWYRAAYFQDDWKASQHLTINMGLRYDYFSPPVERLDHQAEFYSTGPLNVPAGGSGVYELPESQRNVPLNPAFLAYLIQDNISVQYSNNRSLLNAQHANFAPRLGISYQPSSKVVVRTGFGLYYAGIENVGNFVNLGTNYPFDVEQTFPQPSCLLNNCPSDGIKLETGPPTTGLALPTLVGWDHDIKTTYSMQQNLSLQYAITNNTSATIAYVGTESRHLGVVVFPNGSAALLPPGISGVPYEPFPAIGSIHQLTFGAEASYNSMQVKLERHLSNGLSFVGSYTWSHNLDDSREPLPDSSDGGNRSYNILGLAPDYGNSPFDVRQRFTFTGTYQLPFGRGRKYLNRNKLENIVLGGWDTTLLFLSQTGTPFTVASNTPTVNGAGAFPYLIADPFKGGGTPPASNPTITCPTQVRTPTHWYNPCAFADPALPTVITAPVTGAGNILQYLGSPRSQISGPGYERVNMTFTKSFPTIKDQYLQFRADVFNLLNTPSWGAPSNQSTGVQGGLITGPAFFGNYTPDARFFQLAAKYYF, encoded by the coding sequence TTGGTCGGCTTAGCCCTTACATCAACCGCCGCAGCTCAATTGGACCAGGGTGCGCTTACCGGCGTGGTGAAAGACTCCTCAGGAGCCGTCGTGCCTCATGCATCCGTCACCCTGACTGAAACCGATACCAACTTCACCGTGAAGTCGCAAAGCAATGGCAACGGCGTTTACGTCTTCGACCCCATCAAGATCGGCCATTACTCCATCACTGCTACCGCACCTGGGTTCAAGAGTACGGACTTGTCAGGGATTGAAGTGCATGTCAATCAACGACTGGAAGAGGATGTACAGCTTCAGGTAGGCGGTGCAAATGCGACCGTGGAAGTAAGCGCAGCGTCTACTCCCCTTCTTCAGACCCAGGAGTCCAGCGTTGGCCAGGTGATGAGCCAGCAACAGATCAACGACATCCCGCTCAATCAGCGCAACTACGTCTTCCTTGCCCAACTATCTACCGGAGTTACCCCCACCAATGGCGGACGAGGTGCGGGAAATGGCGACTTCAACGCCAACGGTGAACGCGAGACACAAAACAACTTCATCCTGGATGGCGTCGATAACAACTCGAACTCCATCGACTTCCTGAACGGAGCCAGCTACAGCATCAAGCCTCCTCCGGACGCCCTGCAGGAGTTCAAGATCCAGACCTCGAACTCCAGCGCGGAGTTCGGGCATTCAGCCGGTGGCGTGGTCAACGCCAGCATCAAGTCAGGAACCAACCACTTTCACGGTGATTTATGGGAGTATGCACGCAATAACGATTTTGGTGAGGCCCCTCCCACAGAGTGGCAGTCTCCGACCATTCGCGCGGTTCAACCTTACCATCAAAACCAGTTCGGCTTTACTCTCGGCGGACCGATCTTCAAAGACAAGCTCTTCTTCTTCGGTGATTACGAAGGAAATAGGATCATCGAAAACTTCCCGGAGATTTCGAGTACACCAACGTTGTTGATGCAAAGCCAGCCAGGCAATTTTTCCGAACTTCTGAATACCTCCCTGACCGGCAACAGTCAGCCATGGAGAGTGTATGAGCCTAACTCTGGTGGCGCAGCCCCCCTGGGCTCGGCATGCGGAAATCCGGTTAATGTGATGTGCCCTTCCGAGATCAATCCGACGGCACTGAAGCTCTTTCAGGCAGCGTACCCCAAGCCGAATGCTGGTATCCCCGGACAAACCTATAACAACTACGACTGGAGCCAACTGAACTCAGACTCTACGAATCAATTCGATATCCGGGTCGATTACAACCTGAGTGCAAAGGATCAGGTCTTTGGCCGAGTAAGCTGGTCGCACGAAAACAAGTATGTGTCTGCGCCCCTGGGCCCGGTCTTCGACGGCGGCGGTACAGATAATGATGGAACCTTTATCAATCAAGGCAAGAATGCCGCTTTCAGCTGGAACCACGTCTTCTCGCAGAACCTGATCAATCAGGCCCGCTTTGCCTATAACTGGGGATATTTCTCCTGGTTCCAGCAAAGCTATAACAATGGAGGCCTGGACGCCCAATACGGCCTGGGAGGACTTGCTCCCTACTCCGCTTCCCTTGGAAATGGCGGCCTGCCGCAGCTCTACGTCAATGAGTTTCCCGAGATTGGGCCACCCCTCTTCCAGCCTTCTCCTGAACACCAGAACGGCTATCAGATCATCGATGACGCGACGAAGGAATATCACAACCATTCGTTTAAATTCGGCGTTGACTTTCAGAACATCCGCTACTCCGTCTATCAGCCGGAGTTCGGAAAAGGAGCCTATAACTATGGCGGAGGTCTGACCAGTCTTCCTGGCAGTTCCTTCCCTTCCGGTTATGGTCTCGCGGACTTCCTGGCCAATGAAATGGATGAGGGGTTTGTATCCAATCCCACTCCCTCGAATCTGGGTCGCTGGTATCGTGCAGCCTACTTTCAGGATGACTGGAAAGCAAGCCAGCACCTCACCATCAACATGGGACTTCGCTATGACTATTTCTCGCCGCCGGTCGAGCGCCTGGACCATCAAGCCGAGTTCTACAGCACAGGTCCCCTCAATGTGCCGGCAGGTGGATCGGGAGTCTACGAACTGCCCGAGTCTCAGAGAAACGTTCCTCTGAACCCGGCCTTTCTGGCCTATTTGATCCAGGACAATATCTCTGTCCAGTACAGCAACAACCGTTCCCTGCTGAATGCCCAGCATGCCAACTTTGCACCGAGACTGGGAATCTCCTATCAACCCTCTAGCAAAGTAGTCGTTCGAACTGGGTTCGGACTCTACTATGCCGGAATCGAGAACGTAGGAAACTTCGTCAACCTGGGAACGAACTATCCCTTTGACGTCGAACAGACGTTTCCCCAACCTTCGTGTCTCTTGAACAATTGCCCCTCCGACGGTATCAAGCTGGAGACCGGGCCTCCAACCACCGGACTAGCGCTACCCACACTTGTCGGTTGGGATCATGACATCAAGACCACCTACAGCATGCAGCAAAATCTGAGTCTCCAATACGCGATCACGAACAACACGAGCGCAACGATCGCGTATGTGGGTACGGAATCACGTCATCTGGGCGTTGTAGTATTTCCCAACGGCTCGGCTGCGCTTCTTCCTCCTGGAATAAGTGGTGTTCCGTATGAACCATTCCCTGCAATCGGCAGCATCCACCAACTTACGTTTGGGGCAGAGGCCAGCTATAACTCCATGCAGGTTAAGCTCGAGCGCCATCTTAGTAACGGCTTGAGCTTTGTCGGATCGTATACGTGGTCCCATAATCTCGATGACTCCAGAGAGCCGCTCCCCGACAGCTCCGATGGAGGCAATCGGTCCTACAACATCCTGGGCCTTGCACCGGATTACGGAAACTCGCCCTTTGATGTCCGGCAGCGTTTTACCTTCACCGGCACCTACCAGCTACCCTTCGGAAGAGGCAGGAAGTATCTGAACCGCAACAAGCTGGAAAACATCGTGCTGGGCGGCTGGGATACGACTCTCCTCTTCCTTTCACAAACCGGCACGCCCTTTACCGTTGCATCCAACACGCCGACAGTCAATGGAGCGGGGGCGTTTCCTTACCTCATAGCCGATCCTTTCAAAGGTGGAGGAACACCACCGGCGAGCAACCCAACCATCACTTGCCCCACCCAGGTGCGGACTCCGACGCACTGGTATAACCCCTGCGCCTTTGCAGATCCAGCCCTCCCCACCGTCATTACCGCCCCCGTAACGGGCGCCGGCAATATTCTGCAGTACCTCGGCAGTCCACGGTCGCAGATCTCCGGCCCTGGATATGAACGAGTCAATATGACCTTCACAAAATCTTTCCCGACCATCAAGGACCAGTATCTGCAGTTCCGTGCGGATGTCTTCAACCTTCTCAACACTCCCTCATGGGGCGCACCCTCTAACCAAAGTACCGGGGTACAGGGTGGTCTGATTACAGGTCCGGCGTTCTTCGGGAACTACACCCCGGATGCCCGGTTCTTCCAGCTAGCAGCGAAGTATTACTTTTGA